A DNA window from Ficedula albicollis isolate OC2 chromosome 1, FicAlb1.5, whole genome shotgun sequence contains the following coding sequences:
- the LOC101811103 gene encoding hemoglobin subunit rho yields MVHWTAEEKQLITGLWAKVNVEECGAEALARLLIVYPWTQRFFDNFGNLSSPTAILGNPKVRAHGKKVLTSFGEAVKNLDSIKKTFAQLSELHCEKLHVDPENFRLLGDILVIVLAAHFGKDFTPACQATWQKLVGLVAHALALKYH; encoded by the exons atGGTGCACTGGACAGCCGAGGAGAAGCAGCTCATCACCGGCCTCTGGGCCAAGGTCAACGTGGAGGAGTGTGGGGCTGAGGCTCTGGCCAG gctgctgatCGTCTACCCCTGGACCCAGAGGTTCTTTGACAACTTTGGGAACCTGTCCAGCCCCACGGCCATCCTGGGCAACCCCAAGGTGCGTGCCCATGGCAAGAAGGTGCTGACCTCCTTTGGGGAGGCCGTCAAGAACCTGGACAGCATCAAGAAAACCTTCGCCCAGCTGTCTGAGCTGCACTGTGAGAAGCTGCACGTGGACCCCGAGAACTTCAGG CTGCTGGGTGACATCCTGGTCATCGTGCTGGCCGCCCACTTCGGCAAGGACTTCACCCCCGCCTGCCAGGCCACGTGGCAGAAGCTGGTGGGGCTGGTGGCCCACGCCCTGGCCCTCAAGTACCACTAA